One Diceros bicornis minor isolate mBicDic1 chromosome 26, mDicBic1.mat.cur, whole genome shotgun sequence DNA segment encodes these proteins:
- the ATP5MF gene encoding ATP synthase subunit f, mitochondrial, with product MASVVPLKEKKLMEVKIGELPSWILMRDFTPKGIAGAFQRGYYRYYNKYINVKKGSVAGISMVLAAYVLFNYCRSYKELKHERLRKYH from the exons ATGGCGTCAGTCG TACCATTGAAGGAGAAGAAACTCATGGAAGTCAAAATAGGGGAGCTGCCAAGCTGGATACTGATGCGGGATTTCACCCCTAAAGGCATTGCTGGAGCGTTTCAAAGAG GTTACTACAGGTATTACAATAAGTATATCAACGTGAAGAAAGGGAGCGTCGCTGGGATTTCTATGGTGCTGGCAGCTTATGTGCTTTTCAACTATTGCCGTTCTTACAAGGAACTCA AACACGAGCGGCTCCGCAAGTACCACTGA